In one Butyrivibrio proteoclasticus B316 genomic region, the following are encoded:
- a CDS encoding metallophosphoesterase, with the protein MENTPVKAEIKKIVKEIRKREIVDHFDIPEEFRNNAAVIIAERKAKMRVISTRGFDVIRQNFFVNELVNKRDPFDDEIIQKILTTTFACFDEYYLFIDGKVYDQACYYGYTFSVKDIKKYKLDIAKMNFIALTDENLDNSIPEAIRSNNDNYEQIDKNKTNIRRWIKKYNACNTSEQLFQINERHKKSTDKTDESFYLWNYIFSKGDVDNIPFDVIMDFVNSGYYPAGTIEDALPFLFPHDRLLASYAYTLGAKSTCKRHKSQFKTYIKILEENGYYTSESKYFDKNTHYFCIRTDYHINNSKSSYPCASLYRYFEDFQSFTMHLNNDLSDCNLLNARGICIDSSFKTNENTIMPVEDINFLKKIVTKKYDRIRDCFTINVYWKNENNATLFHGKKTFRYFFDFLFFVKSDLSFADLIYCDGLKNLPSTNTINFSEALLTSEVSESLGISYKAQDIIKVVPHDFPYVIDNEKSTALILNDDHPEAAIPVGDNEISDNKVYYISDLHIVHTLIRKKAKSSADAICIIQRFIDNMLETFVPVFWSGCSTILIGGDISSEFAVFELFVQLLRRTLDENSYDVNVIFILGNHELWNYFGTKLTDIIQQYRDVLSKQKMFLLHDEILYIENHDNISYISKDEILKSGNDNIRQKVRKARLVLFGGIGFAGCNEEFNANYGIYRNTVTRAQEIELSSNFRNLYDHVIEALGDRKVIVFTHMGISEWANNYELHDNYVYVCGHSHKNAFYDDGSRRLYADNQVGYYNDRPRLKYFLVDDTYDWFVDYDDGIYEITRNEYIEFYRGKNIAITYNREINKLYMLKKNGYYCFIHENKNGKLTMLNGGALCSLSHKNIEYYYQNMAAEIDYIKTPLMKFQQLQKQISEEIRKLGGNGRIHGAIIDIDGTIDEDGWRTIAYNHLYINPIDLSITPYYAIDMVLKYVYPNFPSLLCDKCPDLYSKYNELITDKNITSIILKPVNNAELMVKPKLYTSTDIYKASRELRKMQKLNSNILSTWYDNSPNLVAIPEKPKSNEYRSAAIGTVKMMTCGMNATIIEYKNYNDISVKFDDGTIVEHVSKYAFSTSSIWNPNIEKPPKDKKSHDHKQYHKSSYLGKTQMMNCGMKATVIEDFGCNDITIQFEDGLIRKHKRRDKFREGKIAHCKD; encoded by the coding sequence ATGGAAAACACCCCCGTTAAAGCTGAAATCAAAAAAATAGTTAAAGAAATCAGAAAAAGAGAAATCGTTGATCACTTCGATATTCCTGAAGAATTTCGTAATAATGCTGCTGTTATAATAGCTGAGCGCAAAGCAAAAATGAGAGTAATCAGTACCAGAGGCTTTGATGTTATTAGGCAAAACTTCTTCGTAAATGAACTCGTAAATAAAAGAGACCCTTTTGATGATGAAATTATCCAGAAAATATTAACAACTACGTTTGCCTGCTTTGATGAATACTATCTCTTTATAGATGGCAAAGTATATGATCAAGCATGCTATTATGGCTACACATTTTCAGTTAAAGACATAAAAAAATACAAACTTGATATAGCCAAAATGAATTTTATCGCATTAACTGATGAAAACCTTGATAACAGTATTCCTGAGGCCATTCGGTCTAATAATGATAACTATGAACAAATAGACAAAAATAAAACTAACATACGTAGATGGATTAAAAAATATAATGCTTGCAATACCAGCGAGCAATTATTTCAAATAAATGAGAGACACAAAAAGTCTACTGACAAGACTGATGAGTCTTTCTATTTGTGGAATTATATTTTTTCAAAAGGAGATGTTGATAACATTCCCTTTGATGTCATTATGGATTTTGTTAATTCCGGGTATTATCCTGCCGGTACAATTGAAGATGCCCTTCCGTTTCTGTTTCCTCACGATAGACTATTAGCGTCTTACGCATATACACTCGGTGCAAAATCCACCTGTAAAAGACATAAATCCCAATTTAAAACTTACATAAAGATATTGGAAGAAAATGGTTATTATACTTCCGAATCAAAATACTTTGATAAAAACACTCATTATTTTTGCATAAGAACTGACTATCATATTAACAATAGTAAATCCTCCTATCCATGTGCTTCTTTATACAGATATTTTGAGGATTTTCAATCATTCACTATGCATCTTAATAACGACCTTTCGGATTGCAATCTTTTAAATGCTCGTGGCATCTGCATTGATAGTTCTTTTAAAACAAATGAAAACACAATAATGCCCGTGGAAGATATTAATTTCCTAAAGAAAATCGTCACAAAAAAATATGACCGTATCAGAGATTGTTTCACTATAAATGTTTACTGGAAAAACGAAAACAATGCCACTCTCTTCCATGGAAAGAAGACATTCAGATATTTCTTTGATTTTCTTTTCTTTGTCAAGAGTGACCTTTCTTTTGCTGATCTAATATACTGCGATGGATTAAAAAACTTACCGTCCACAAATACAATAAACTTTAGCGAAGCATTATTAACCAGCGAAGTTTCTGAATCGCTAGGTATTTCTTATAAAGCCCAAGATATAATTAAGGTTGTTCCTCATGATTTTCCTTACGTAATTGATAACGAAAAATCCACAGCTCTTATTCTCAACGATGACCATCCAGAAGCTGCTATCCCTGTAGGTGATAACGAAATTTCTGACAACAAGGTTTACTATATCTCTGATTTACATATTGTTCATACTTTGATTCGTAAAAAAGCAAAGTCTTCTGCTGATGCTATCTGTATCATCCAAAGATTTATTGATAATATGTTAGAAACTTTTGTGCCTGTCTTCTGGTCTGGGTGTAGCACAATCCTTATTGGCGGTGATATTTCCTCTGAGTTCGCTGTTTTTGAACTTTTTGTTCAATTACTTAGACGTACTTTAGATGAAAACTCATATGATGTTAACGTTATATTTATTCTCGGAAATCATGAGCTCTGGAACTATTTTGGAACGAAACTAACAGATATTATTCAGCAATACCGAGATGTTCTATCGAAGCAAAAGATGTTCCTATTACACGATGAAATACTCTACATAGAAAACCACGACAATATTTCATATATAAGCAAAGATGAGATTCTTAAATCCGGTAATGATAACATTAGACAAAAAGTAAGAAAGGCCCGTCTTGTACTGTTTGGAGGCATAGGATTTGCCGGATGTAATGAAGAATTTAATGCCAATTACGGCATTTACAGAAACACTGTGACAAGAGCTCAGGAAATAGAATTATCATCAAATTTCCGAAATCTATATGACCATGTTATCGAAGCCTTGGGTGACAGAAAAGTTATAGTTTTTACTCACATGGGAATATCAGAATGGGCCAATAATTATGAGCTACATGATAATTACGTTTATGTCTGTGGTCATAGTCATAAAAACGCATTTTATGACGATGGCTCTAGGCGTCTCTACGCAGACAATCAGGTTGGGTATTATAACGATCGACCACGGCTAAAGTATTTCCTTGTAGATGACACCTATGATTGGTTTGTGGATTATGATGACGGTATATACGAGATAACAAGAAATGAGTATATCGAGTTCTACCGGGGGAAAAATATAGCCATTACATATAACAGAGAAATCAATAAGCTCTATATGCTCAAAAAAAATGGATACTATTGCTTTATACACGAGAATAAGAATGGCAAGCTAACAATGCTTAATGGCGGAGCATTATGCTCTTTGTCTCACAAAAATATTGAGTATTACTATCAAAATATGGCTGCCGAGATAGATTATATTAAAACCCCGTTAATGAAATTTCAACAGCTTCAAAAGCAAATTTCTGAAGAAATTCGAAAGCTCGGCGGAAATGGACGCATTCATGGAGCAATAATAGATATAGATGGAACCATTGATGAAGATGGATGGAGAACAATTGCTTATAACCATCTATACATAAACCCAATCGATTTATCAATAACTCCATATTATGCCATTGATATGGTTTTGAAATATGTTTATCCTAATTTTCCTTCACTACTCTGCGATAAATGTCCAGATCTTTATTCAAAGTATAATGAGCTTATAACTGATAAAAATATAACCTCAATCATACTTAAGCCCGTTAACAATGCAGAACTTATGGTTAAGCCCAAATTATACACAAGTACAGATATCTACAAAGCCTCACGTGAACTGCGAAAAATGCAAAAGCTTAACTCCAATATATTAAGTACATGGTATGATAACTCTCCAAATTTGGTTGCCATTCCAGAAAAGCCAAAGTCTAACGAATACAGATCTGCTGCAATCGGTACCGTAAAAATGATGACCTGCGGCATGAACGCTACAATAATTGAATATAAGAATTATAATGACATTTCCGTTAAGTTTGATGATGGCACCATTGTTGAACATGTAAGCAAATACGCCTTTTCAACTAGCTCAATATGGAATCCAAATATTGAAAAGCCTCCAAAAGACAAAAAAAGCCATGATCACAAGCAATACCACAAATCATCCTATTTAGGAAAAACACAAATGATGAATTGCGGAATGAAAGCCACTGTAATTGAGGATTTTGGCTGCAATGACATAACTATCCAGTTTGAAGACGGTCTTATAAGAAAGCATAAAAGAAGAGACAAATTCAGAGAAGGTAAGATTGCGCACTGTAAAGATTAG
- a CDS encoding DUF4365 domain-containing protein, whose amino-acid sequence MDVEKIAVSVVMNSIAMTDILSPFINSGDKEPSWDGNIYIHSDHNKTKKDIKKIPVQVKGEIRKSVPPKKKPKFSVSVVDLNNWLNHGGIVLFVVLTDETGSNNAIYYDSLLPVKIRALEKISQGKKNISIPLKEFSTDSNKKVEVMLNFHENMLKQSSFTKANLQTMDEWVQKGGLENITFTVAAYGKQNEIKDFDAVLLRNDLYMYANVKDMPIPIPLPEIPMDIHIARDYFYNVQVKGHIFYKSYSIVKHKNGMDVHIGKGTVLRITENAKKAELSFRARGTLSECIHDTEFIISVMENLELTVNGATIRFANSGRNDAEQYRNNLEYYKDVQAMLNKFGVNKELLCDNLSDRDQNNLHNFTLAMVKETNIVFPGATNGIIYGRFVIANLVLLIWATKINEKEYKLDSFFGDHKLAVFEDENHSGGPHAITHYAMLRKQDFIEASNIDYEKIAEDLNQNEVCPVVVEQLTFFMLEMLKAYDEQEEKKQELLHAAEKYCDWLIDNEEGTNDNMILNKLQIVRRSRELSDSEMGILSELSNSNKELAVKCGANLLLGKNEEAQRCFDKMDQQDQDAFIQYPICNLGHLSYEE is encoded by the coding sequence TTGGATGTTGAAAAAATAGCAGTATCAGTAGTAATGAACAGCATAGCTATGACTGATATACTATCGCCGTTCATAAATAGCGGGGATAAGGAACCATCGTGGGATGGAAATATTTATATTCATTCAGATCATAATAAGACAAAAAAAGACATAAAAAAGATCCCGGTTCAAGTAAAAGGAGAAATAAGAAAAAGTGTTCCTCCAAAGAAGAAGCCAAAGTTCTCAGTGTCTGTTGTTGACCTGAATAATTGGTTAAACCATGGTGGGATAGTTCTGTTTGTTGTATTGACCGATGAAACAGGAAGCAACAATGCTATATATTATGATTCACTGTTGCCAGTAAAAATTCGAGCTTTAGAAAAAATTTCCCAGGGGAAGAAGAACATTAGTATTCCGCTAAAGGAATTTTCTACTGATAGTAACAAAAAGGTTGAGGTAATGCTTAACTTTCATGAGAATATGCTTAAACAGTCCAGTTTTACTAAGGCGAATTTACAGACGATGGATGAGTGGGTCCAAAAAGGAGGCCTGGAAAACATTACGTTTACTGTTGCCGCTTACGGCAAACAAAATGAAATAAAAGATTTTGACGCAGTGCTATTACGAAACGATTTGTATATGTATGCAAATGTCAAAGACATGCCTATTCCAATACCGTTGCCAGAGATACCAATGGATATACATATTGCCAGAGATTATTTCTATAATGTACAGGTAAAGGGCCATATATTCTATAAATCATATAGTATTGTAAAACATAAAAATGGGATGGATGTCCATATTGGGAAAGGTACTGTTCTTAGGATAACAGAAAATGCCAAGAAGGCGGAACTCTCATTCAGAGCGCGTGGAACATTGTCTGAATGTATTCATGATACAGAATTTATTATTAGTGTCATGGAAAATCTTGAACTGACGGTAAATGGAGCAACTATTAGGTTTGCAAATAGTGGAAGAAATGATGCAGAGCAATATAGGAATAATCTTGAGTACTATAAAGATGTACAGGCTATGCTGAATAAGTTTGGTGTCAATAAAGAACTTCTATGCGATAACTTGTCTGATCGTGATCAAAACAATCTTCATAATTTTACATTGGCAATGGTTAAAGAAACTAATATCGTATTTCCTGGTGCAACAAATGGCATTATATATGGTCGTTTTGTTATTGCTAACCTAGTGCTACTAATATGGGCGACGAAAATAAATGAAAAAGAGTACAAGCTTGATAGTTTTTTTGGTGACCACAAATTGGCTGTATTTGAAGATGAAAATCATTCTGGTGGTCCACATGCTATAACTCATTACGCTATGCTCAGAAAGCAAGATTTTATTGAAGCCAGCAATATTGATTATGAGAAAATTGCTGAAGATTTGAATCAAAATGAAGTGTGTCCGGTAGTTGTTGAGCAGCTAACATTCTTTATGTTGGAAATGCTTAAAGCATATGATGAGCAGGAGGAAAAGAAGCAAGAGCTTCTTCATGCAGCGGAGAAATACTGTGATTGGCTCATAGACAATGAGGAAGGTACAAATGATAATATGATTCTGAATAAACTTCAGATAGTAAGGCGTAGTAGAGAATTGAGCGATAGTGAAATGGGCATATTATCTGAATTGAGCAATTCTAATAAAGAACTTGCTGTAAAATGTGGAGCGAACCTTTTGCTTGGGAAAAATGAGGAGGCTCAAAGGTGTTTCGATAAAATGGATCAACAGGATCAAGATGCCTTTATTCAATACCCAATATGTAATTTGGGGCATTTGAGCTATGAAGAATAG
- a CDS encoding UvrD-helicase domain-containing protein, giving the protein MLELIKKKISETHGSDEKQLDIIFSDADRIIVEAPAGCGKTTTLVSKIAYMIATKSFPQNKKVLALTFSVNAAYKMKKDLADKLPEMGLLDIREPADLNRRMFISNYHGLCRRILSLYGYLINPALKEINMFKAIGESDAKFDEFLSGEEIDLSEAQLEIVKKFGQAVSECDEETLKNSLNQYNEILILKFIEKKVITYNGYISLTMYLLEKNKELLNFYQKLFPVVVIDEFQDTNYLSWCFVKNLINDKTKLFFVGDPLQRIYGFIGAVPKLMDMAAYELNMVQMKLEKNYRFKDNLSMLSLDKNIRSNALNCKAPIIYNDSIVNLHISDSHEKECEWIADNVASLLKNDSDQKTSILVQQRGAGIDMIMEEFDQRNISYFYALFTDDDETYVSYHFDALEVFRKQIDRSRYHRVSKSVLDRTLSEIGSYYIGSSSKVIASLIDLTQAFFEKIIGEYAFLSDDEKYTFICDTFENRALKQNMDAIDARVFVSTVHGAKGLEWENVIIPDMEPYCFPNYYSLCGNCDFNTGRFSSGNYCKININNHDIDEFLEELSVFYVAVTRARKNLLFSASKSRYNNDGARKSSKVSCLLTLPGIKPQLV; this is encoded by the coding sequence ATGCTAGAGCTAATTAAAAAAAAGATTTCTGAGACACATGGAAGTGATGAAAAGCAGCTTGATATTATTTTTTCTGATGCGGACAGAATAATTGTTGAGGCTCCTGCGGGATGTGGAAAAACTACAACACTTGTCAGCAAAATAGCATATATGATTGCTACTAAATCATTTCCTCAAAACAAAAAGGTTTTGGCGCTTACATTCAGCGTAAATGCAGCTTATAAAATGAAAAAAGATCTGGCTGATAAACTTCCGGAGATGGGATTATTAGATATTCGCGAACCGGCAGATTTAAACCGAAGAATGTTTATTTCGAATTATCATGGTTTGTGTAGACGAATTTTATCGTTATACGGTTATCTAATAAATCCTGCTTTAAAGGAAATAAATATGTTTAAGGCAATTGGAGAATCGGATGCTAAATTTGATGAATTTTTATCCGGAGAAGAGATTGATTTATCTGAAGCTCAATTGGAAATCGTAAAAAAATTTGGACAGGCTGTTTCTGAATGTGATGAAGAAACGTTAAAAAACAGTTTAAATCAGTATAATGAAATATTGATTTTGAAGTTTATTGAGAAAAAAGTCATAACATATAATGGTTATATTTCATTGACAATGTATTTACTTGAAAAGAACAAAGAATTACTGAATTTTTATCAAAAACTCTTTCCCGTTGTTGTCATAGATGAGTTTCAGGATACCAATTATTTAAGCTGGTGTTTTGTTAAAAATCTTATAAACGATAAAACAAAATTATTTTTCGTGGGCGATCCGCTTCAAAGAATATATGGCTTTATTGGGGCCGTTCCTAAGTTGATGGATATGGCGGCTTATGAGTTGAATATGGTGCAGATGAAGTTGGAGAAGAATTATAGGTTTAAAGATAATTTGAGCATGTTGAGTTTAGACAAAAATATTAGATCTAATGCTTTGAATTGTAAGGCTCCAATAATTTATAATGATTCAATTGTAAATCTTCATATATCAGATTCGCACGAAAAAGAATGTGAATGGATAGCAGATAATGTAGCAAGTTTATTAAAAAATGACAGTGATCAGAAAACGTCTATATTAGTTCAACAACGCGGAGCAGGTATAGACATGATAATGGAGGAATTTGATCAACGCAATATATCGTATTTCTATGCACTTTTTACAGATGACGATGAAACTTATGTGTCGTATCATTTTGATGCACTTGAAGTTTTTCGAAAACAAATTGATAGAAGTCGTTACCATAGGGTGTCAAAGAGTGTATTAGATAGAACTTTATCAGAGATAGGTTCCTACTATATTGGTAGTTCATCTAAAGTGATTGCATCATTGATAGATCTGACACAGGCTTTTTTTGAAAAAATCATAGGAGAGTATGCGTTTTTAAGCGATGATGAAAAATATACATTTATTTGTGATACTTTTGAAAACCGCGCATTAAAACAGAACATGGATGCAATTGACGCTAGAGTATTTGTGTCTACTGTTCATGGAGCTAAGGGGCTTGAATGGGAAAATGTAATTATTCCAGATATGGAACCTTATTGCTTTCCAAACTATTATTCGCTGTGCGGAAATTGTGATTTTAATACTGGAAGGTTTTCTTCGGGAAATTATTGCAAAATCAATATAAACAATCATGATATAGATGAGTTCCTAGAGGAGCTAAGCGTTTTTTATGTTGCGGTTACTAGAGCTCGAAAGAATCTACTCTTTTCTGCTTCAAAGAGTAGATATAATAATGATGGTGCAAGAAAAAGCTCAAAAGTCAGTTGCTTATTGACACTTCCTGGGATAAAACCGCAATTGGTTTGA
- a CDS encoding very short patch repair endonuclease yields MSDKLTPEKRSWNMSRIKGMDTKIEVEVRKYLFSKGYRFRKNDKRYPGKPDIVLPKYHVAIFVHGCFWHRHEGCKDATTPKTRTEFWLEKFDKNVKNDQIKQEKLKEMGWKVIVIWECELKKDFQRIMDRLEQEFKK; encoded by the coding sequence ATGAGCGATAAGCTTACACCTGAAAAAAGAAGCTGGAATATGAGCCGGATTAAAGGCATGGATACAAAGATTGAGGTGGAAGTAAGAAAATATCTGTTTTCAAAAGGATATCGCTTCAGAAAGAATGATAAAAGATATCCCGGTAAGCCGGATATTGTCCTACCAAAGTATCATGTGGCTATATTTGTTCATGGCTGCTTTTGGCATCGGCATGAAGGATGTAAAGATGCGACAACACCAAAAACGAGAACGGAATTTTGGCTTGAGAAGTTTGATAAAAATGTTAAAAACGACCAGATAAAACAGGAAAAGCTGAAAGAAATGGGCTGGAAAGTTATTGTAATTTGGGAGTGTGAGCTGAAAAAGGATTTTCAGAGGATTATGGATAGGCTGGAACAAGAATTTAAAAAGTGA
- a CDS encoding ATP-dependent nuclease, which translates to MQLTYVEIQNYRNLGNLELSINRDISFIVGENNIGKSNFQKCLSNIFLCKQFSKDDFFDETLPIKVKFRLFLNYEEIGLFDDLTDPDDESSIEIIAEQSTPDDYIQYVHSQTGEAVKNSLIKRMNVITYDSLRNPKNEIDFSKTKGAGAFLNYLVSNYVCKNPEVGFYKKNELKKVQKSVSDALSGISAFDRFNIQPSVEENNVELLSKIVSLKDGNGVNVQSDGYGVQYNLLIILALLEKIMDFCKSKSDDETSFSSLIILDEPEIHLHPYLQRTLIADIQRLSKGQDEKFNALLRKQFGITEIKAQIIITTHSPNILFDDYHKIIRMYKHDGKTTAVSCSNLTLSESEEKQLYAQFMYIKEAVFSKAAIIVEGESEYSSFGLFAKKMGVDFDREGIALIKAGGAESIKPIMAMLDKLGISSVGVIDKDKKIEKNLPTQENLFYTTTMCFDSEIVKYLIKSRKRTALEKIITDTNLNGLTKKFQKKNLQKKADKFKFKGLVIDRDIAINECTEYTKMYELLCVTFFANEKGILFGRTIAENIDKADIPPCYKRAVKKVSEYARAN; encoded by the coding sequence ATGCAACTGACATATGTAGAAATTCAAAACTATAGAAATTTAGGGAATCTTGAACTATCGATTAATAGGGACATTAGTTTTATTGTTGGAGAAAACAATATTGGAAAATCTAATTTTCAGAAATGCTTGTCAAATATTTTCCTTTGTAAGCAGTTCTCTAAGGATGATTTTTTTGATGAGACATTGCCAATCAAGGTGAAGTTTCGCTTATTTTTAAATTATGAGGAAATTGGATTATTTGATGATTTAACTGATCCAGATGATGAATCAAGTATAGAAATTATTGCAGAGCAATCAACTCCGGATGACTACATTCAGTATGTTCATTCTCAAACGGGAGAGGCAGTAAAAAATTCTTTGATTAAACGAATGAATGTTATTACATATGATTCTTTGCGTAATCCTAAAAATGAGATAGATTTCTCGAAGACAAAGGGAGCAGGTGCATTTTTAAACTATTTGGTTTCAAACTATGTTTGCAAGAATCCGGAGGTTGGTTTTTATAAAAAAAATGAATTAAAAAAGGTTCAGAAAAGTGTTTCGGATGCACTTAGTGGAATCAGCGCATTTGATAGATTTAATATTCAGCCTAGTGTTGAGGAGAATAATGTGGAACTGCTATCCAAGATTGTCTCTTTGAAAGATGGTAATGGTGTAAATGTACAATCTGATGGATATGGCGTGCAATATAACTTGCTTATAATATTAGCGTTGCTTGAAAAGATAATGGATTTTTGCAAATCGAAAAGTGATGATGAAACATCGTTTTCTTCGCTCATAATCCTCGATGAACCAGAAATTCATTTGCATCCCTATTTACAGAGAACATTGATTGCAGATATTCAACGCCTTTCTAAAGGGCAGGATGAAAAATTTAATGCATTGTTGAGAAAACAATTTGGCATAACGGAGATAAAGGCACAGATTATAATAACGACGCATTCGCCTAATATTTTGTTTGATGACTACCATAAGATTATACGTATGTATAAACATGATGGAAAGACAACGGCGGTTTCGTGCTCTAATCTGACGCTTTCAGAAAGTGAAGAAAAGCAGCTGTATGCACAGTTCATGTATATAAAAGAGGCTGTTTTTTCAAAGGCAGCGATAATTGTTGAAGGAGAATCTGAGTATTCCTCTTTTGGATTATTTGCCAAAAAAATGGGAGTCGATTTTGACAGAGAGGGAATAGCTTTAATAAAAGCGGGCGGAGCAGAATCAATTAAACCGATAATGGCAATGCTTGATAAGCTAGGAATCTCTTCTGTAGGGGTCATTGATAAAGATAAAAAAATTGAAAAGAATCTTCCGACTCAGGAAAATCTGTTTTATACAACAACCATGTGTTTTGACAGTGAAATCGTAAAATATTTGATTAAAAGCAGGAAAAGGACTGCTCTAGAAAAAATAATAACGGATACAAATCTAAATGGATTAACTAAGAAGTTTCAGAAGAAAAATCTTCAGAAAAAGGCAGATAAATTTAAATTCAAAGGACTTGTTATTGATAGAGATATTGCGATAAATGAGTGTACGGAATACACAAAAATGTATGAATTGTTATGTGTGACATTCTTTGCGAATGAGAAGGGAATATTGTTTGGCAGAACAATAGCTGAGAATATTGATAAGGCTGATATTCCACCATGCTATAAAAGAGCAGTTAAGAAGGTGAGCGAGTATGCTAGAGCTAATTAA